From one Callithrix jacchus isolate 240 chromosome 2, calJac240_pri, whole genome shotgun sequence genomic stretch:
- the S100Z gene encoding protein S100-Z — MPTQLETAMDTMIRTFHLYSSKEGDRFKLSKGELKLLLQQELMEFLSCQKDPQLVDKIMQDLDANKDNKVDFNEFVVMVAALTVACNDYFVEQLKKKGN; from the exons ATGCCCACCCAGCTCGAGACGGCCATGGACACCATGATTAGAACCTTCCATCTCTATTCTTCTAAGGAAGGGGACAGATTCAAGCTCAGCAAAGGGGAACTGAAACTGCTCCTGCAACAAGAGCTCATGGAATTCCTCTCG TGCCAAAAGGATCCCCAGTTGGTTGATAAGATAATGCAGGACCTGGACGCCAATAAGGACAACAAAGTGGATTTTAATGAATTCGTGGTCATGGTGGCAGCTCTGACAGTTGCTTGTAATGATTACTTTGTAGAACAattgaagaagaaaggaaactaa